Genomic window (Thermostichus vulcanus str. 'Rupite'):
GTTACTGAATCAATCTGGCGGAGAGGAGGTGGATCTAAATTGGAGGATGCAAAGTCAAACGCCTTATCGAATTAATTTCTTGCAACAGGGTGGGATTGTCTATCATCGCTACCGTGAAGATATAAGATCACTTTGCCGATCACAAAAATACAAAGCCCGTACATTGGTCGAATTACATCACCGATGGAATCTTAAAGTTCCAACTGGAAGAAAGGAGTTATCAAGGTCAATTTTATCTTTGCTAGCTTTTTTACCACGTTGTTTCAGTCGTGTTTTTGAGTTGATCAAGTATAAGCCTATTACTGTGGCATTTAGAGATAGTTTTCTGGAAGCTTGGCTAGATGTTTGTGTTCCTTGGACTCGCTATCTAGGAATTCGAGAGGGTTGGGCAAAATTACTGGATTCATTATAGGCAAGTTCCCTAAATGGCAATCGCAATATCAAGGCTCCTAAGGTTTATTCCATGCACATGACTCCTTTACACTCTAAACCCATCAGGCTCACCGAAAAGAAATATCGTGTCCTTCATGTTGTCAAAGATGATAAAATGGGAGGAGTAAAATCGAATCTGCAAGGATTTATCAACTCTGATTTATCGTATTACTTTGATTTTGAAATCGTAATTTTTGATGTGGAGAAGCTTCGCCTGCATTCATTTCAGGGCTTGACAGAGCCAGATTTGATTGTTTATCACCCTACCTGTCGTCTAAAGGGATTGCCGGACTTACTGCGGCTTAAAACTCGCTTCCCAAAAGCAAAGTTAATCATTCACGAGCATGCCTATTCGCAAGAGTATGAAAAACACAACGTTCCTCAGGTGTGGAGGTTTCGCAACATATTACGAGTCTTTTATCGTTTGGCGAACCAGGTGGTAGCCATCTCGCAGTCTCAAGCAGATTGGATGTTGAAGAACCACTTGGTTTTACCGCATCAATTGAGGCTCATTCATCAATGTCCTCCCCTTGATCGCTTTACTAAGTTGTCTCCCAAATCTAGAAAAGGAGATTTAATCTTAGGTGCCTATGGTCGCTTTTGCACCCAGAAAGGATTCAAAGTGCTTATTCAAGCTATGGAGCAGGTTCCAGACCTACCCATCAGGCTATTACTAGGGGGATCTGGAGAGCTAGAGAGATCTTTACATCAAATGGCCAGACACCTGTCATCGGTAACTTTTTTGGGGCAAGTGGAAGATGTACCAGGCTTTCTAGAACGTTGCGATGCAGTGGTCATTCCCTCCCTCTGGGAACCTTGGGGAAATGTTTGTCTAGAGGCAAGAGCTGCAGGTAAGCCTATCATCGCCAGTCAGGTTGATGGCTTGGTGGAACAGGTACAGAACCCTGAAGGAGAATGTGGATTATTGGTCACCCCCAATAATCCAACTGAACTGGCCAAAGGGATCCGAATCATGACTTTAGCTTCTCCTTGGCAGCTTAGAAAGTGGGGAGAAACAGGAAAGCTTTCCACAAGGGGAGGACATCATAACTATTTGCAATCATGGAAAGAATTAATGTGTGAGGTATTACACTAATGCTATTTAATTCATTTCCTTTTATTTTTTTATTCTTGCCTCTTTCTTTAGGAGGTTACTTTTGGATAGGACGTTTAGGTTCATTAACTCTCTCAAAAGGGTGGCTGTTATTGTCTTCCCTGATATTTTATGGTTATTGGAATGTTGTATTTTTGCCTTTAATATCTATTTCGATAATGGTAAATTATCTTCTGGGAAATAGACTTCATGAGGTGAGGTGTAATCAAAGGCTTTCGAGAATATTTCTGTATTTTGGTCTCCTGTTCAATATCGGTCTCATCGCATATTATAAATATACAGTCTTCCTCATGTCTTGGTTGCCCCCCTCAAAGTTATCCGTGTGGATAACACAACTGTTACACCCAGACAACATTATTCTTCCCCTGGCAATTTCTTTCTACACATTCCAGCAAATATCCTATTTGGTAGATGCATATCGAGGAGTCATACCGAATTACTCTCTTCTTGACTATAGTTTGTTTGTGCTTTTTTTTCCACAATTGATTGCTGGGCCTATCGTCCATCACTATGAAGTCATACCTCAATTTAATAGATTGCGGAACCTGTTGTTCTGCCAGAAAAACTTTGCCATTGGCTGTATAGTGTTTGTTATTGGCTTGTCAAAAAAAGTTCTTATTGCTGATAGCTTAGCAGGTTGGGTGACCTTACCCTTTAATCATGCTGCTGAGTTGAGTTTTATAGAGGCATGGACGGCAGCGTTAAGTTACACCTATCAACTCTACTTCGATTTTTCTGGTTACTGTGACATGGCTCTTGGCCTTGGGCTAATGTTAAATGTAAAGTTGCCAATCAACTTTAACTCACCTTATAAATCTACTTCAATTGTTGAGTTTTGGCGTCGATGGCACATTACGTTGTCAAATTTCTTGAGAGATTATCTCTATATTCCATTGGGAGGTAACCGTCTTGGAGAATCTCGCAGAGTCATCAATCTCATGATTACAATGTTACTGGGAGGTTTGTGGCATGGAGCTGGGTGGACATACATAGCCTGGGGTGGGTTTCACGGAGTATGCCTTAGTATCAACCACATATGGAAAAAAGTAGGTTTTTATTTACCAAAGCAAATTTCATGGTTGGTCACTTTCTTGGCTGTAATAATTGGTTGGGTTATTTTTAGGGCCCAATCTCTCGGAGATGCGGGTCATATCCTATGGGCAATGACAGGTATTGAGGGGATATTGCTGCCTGGAAAATATCGCGGATTAGTAAGCAATCTAGAAATGTTTGGGATCCGATTCAATAACTTTCCTAGCCTGGATTACTTTCCAGGTGGTTTGGAGAGCATTGTTATTTTGTTTATTGTAACCTTGTGGGTTGTATTTCTGCCTAATACACAGGAGTTGATTCAAAAGTTTAAACCACGGTGGTGGTGGAGTTTACTTCTCGGTTTCCTAGCTATGCTAACACTACTGTCAATGAGTCGAGTTACTGAATTTCTTTACTTTCAGTTTTGAGTGGATCGTGTTCGACTGTAGATGCTAAATAGAGTCATGGATAGGAGGGGTGGTTATGGCTAAACACAGCTTTCGCAAATTTAATAATACTTTCATGACAATGTCATTTTTAGCAGTGTGTACGATAAGCTTATTTAACTTAACTATTGACCCTTTGGGTGTGATTGGTTCACCATCCATAGCAGGCGTAAATGCTATCAAACCGAAAACACTCAATAACAGTAGATTATTTAAGGCTGTCGATATGGCTAGGATTCGACCGAAAAGCATCTTGTTGGGTTCCTCTCGTACCGACATTGGCCTTGATCCTTCCCATCCGGCGTTGATCCAGCCAGCATACAATTTGGGACTAACAGCGCCTAATATTTACGAGTTGCGGCGCTATTTTGAGCATGCTTTGACGATTCAGCCTGAATTGGAGCAGGTGGTGATTGGACTTGACTTTCAAATGTTTAATGATTTGCGGACTCCTCAACCAGATTTTAGAGATCAGCGGCTAGGCCATGTTGGAATAATCGGGTCGGACTTA
Coding sequences:
- a CDS encoding MBOAT family O-acyltransferase, translated to MVNYLLGNRLHEVRCNQRLSRIFLYFGLLFNIGLIAYYKYTVFLMSWLPPSKLSVWITQLLHPDNIILPLAISFYTFQQISYLVDAYRGVIPNYSLLDYSLFVLFFPQLIAGPIVHHYEVIPQFNRLRNLLFCQKNFAIGCIVFVIGLSKKVLIADSLAGWVTLPFNHAAELSFIEAWTAALSYTYQLYFDFSGYCDMALGLGLMLNVKLPINFNSPYKSTSIVEFWRRWHITLSNFLRDYLYIPLGGNRLGESRRVINLMITMLLGGLWHGAGWTYIAWGGFHGVCLSINHIWKKVGFYLPKQISWLVTFLAVIIGWVIFRAQSLGDAGHILWAMTGIEGILLPGKYRGLVSNLEMFGIRFNNFPSLDYFPGGLESIVILFIVTLWVVFLPNTQELIQKFKPRWWWSLLLGFLAMLTLLSMSRVTEFLYFQF
- a CDS encoding glycosyltransferase family 4 protein, giving the protein MHMTPLHSKPIRLTEKKYRVLHVVKDDKMGGVKSNLQGFINSDLSYYFDFEIVIFDVEKLRLHSFQGLTEPDLIVYHPTCRLKGLPDLLRLKTRFPKAKLIIHEHAYSQEYEKHNVPQVWRFRNILRVFYRLANQVVAISQSQADWMLKNHLVLPHQLRLIHQCPPLDRFTKLSPKSRKGDLILGAYGRFCTQKGFKVLIQAMEQVPDLPIRLLLGGSGELERSLHQMARHLSSVTFLGQVEDVPGFLERCDAVVIPSLWEPWGNVCLEARAAGKPIIASQVDGLVEQVQNPEGECGLLVTPNNPTELAKGIRIMTLASPWQLRKWGETGKLSTRGGHHNYLQSWKELMCEVLH